The Microbacter sp. GSS18 genome has a segment encoding these proteins:
- a CDS encoding histidinol-phosphate transaminase: protein MAEASDFPVRVRPEIAALPPYKQGRQAAADAFKLSSNENPFEPLPGVVDAVQAATAYNRYPDATAGRLRESLAERFGVTIDHVHIGAGSVSILTQLVQATAGAGDEVMFAWRSFEAYPWLVVLAGATPVMVPLAEGARHDLDAMADAVTDRTRAIIVCSPNNPTGPVVTQAEFDAFVAKVPSDVLIILDEAYAEFVTDPEAVGGLRELGAPNPDNVVVLRTFSKAFGLAGLRVGYAIGHPRVLDAARSTAIPLSVTGQAETAALASLEAQAELEERVAVVAERRDRLAAALRAQGWAVPEAQGNFVWLSTGAETIEIADAFHDGGLVVRPFAGEGIRVSVGEEESVEKVLAVAASIVEDLPEGHAARG, encoded by the coding sequence GTGGCTGAGGCATCCGATTTCCCCGTCCGCGTGCGTCCCGAGATCGCGGCGCTCCCGCCCTACAAGCAGGGCCGGCAGGCGGCGGCCGACGCGTTCAAGCTGTCGAGCAACGAGAACCCCTTCGAGCCGCTCCCCGGTGTCGTCGATGCCGTGCAGGCGGCCACCGCCTACAACCGGTACCCCGATGCGACCGCGGGGCGCCTGCGCGAGTCCCTCGCCGAGCGGTTCGGCGTGACGATCGACCACGTCCACATCGGCGCGGGAAGCGTGTCGATCCTCACCCAGCTGGTGCAGGCCACCGCCGGCGCCGGCGACGAGGTGATGTTCGCGTGGCGCTCGTTCGAGGCGTACCCGTGGCTGGTCGTGCTCGCGGGGGCGACGCCGGTGATGGTGCCGCTCGCCGAGGGTGCCCGCCACGACCTCGATGCGATGGCGGATGCCGTGACCGACCGCACGCGGGCGATCATCGTGTGCAGCCCCAACAATCCCACCGGCCCCGTCGTCACCCAGGCCGAGTTCGACGCGTTCGTGGCGAAGGTGCCGTCCGACGTGCTCATCATCCTCGACGAGGCGTACGCCGAGTTCGTCACCGACCCGGAGGCCGTGGGCGGGCTGCGCGAGCTCGGGGCGCCCAATCCCGACAACGTCGTGGTCCTGCGAACCTTCTCGAAGGCGTTCGGGCTGGCAGGGCTCCGCGTCGGCTACGCGATCGGACACCCACGCGTGCTCGACGCCGCACGCAGCACCGCGATCCCGCTGTCGGTGACGGGGCAGGCCGAGACCGCGGCCCTCGCGAGCCTCGAGGCCCAGGCCGAGCTGGAAGAGCGCGTCGCGGTCGTCGCCGAGCGCCGCGACCGGCTCGCCGCGGCCCTGCGCGCCCAGGGATGGGCCGTCCCCGAGGCCCAGGGGAACTTCGTGTGGCTGTCCACGGGCGCCGAGACCATCGAGATCGCGGATGCCTTCCACGACGGCGGCCTGGTCGTCCGGCCGTTCGCCGGCGAGGGCATCCGGGTGTCGGTCGGCGAGGAGGAGTCTGTGGAGAAGGTCCTAGCGGTCGCAGCATCCATTGTC
- a CDS encoding phage holin family protein: MGFLIRVVINAFAIWIVTLIPALGVTVIAFPPGETLQLVLTLLIVAAIFALVNTIIGTVIKVLAFPLYILTLGLIGLVINAFLLWLTAWITEFWNWGLRVEDFWWGLVAAIIISLLNWIFGLILRPKKD, translated from the coding sequence ATGGGCTTCCTCATCCGCGTCGTCATCAATGCGTTCGCCATCTGGATCGTCACCCTGATCCCCGCTCTGGGGGTGACCGTCATCGCGTTCCCCCCGGGCGAGACGCTGCAGCTGGTGCTGACCCTGCTGATCGTCGCCGCCATCTTCGCGCTGGTGAACACGATCATCGGAACGGTCATCAAGGTGCTGGCGTTCCCGCTGTACATCCTGACCCTGGGCCTGATCGGCCTCGTCATCAACGCGTTCCTGCTGTGGCTGACCGCCTGGATCACCGAGTTCTGGAACTGGGGCCTTCGGGTCGAGGACTTCTGGTGGGGCCTGGTCGCGGCGATCATCATCTCGCTGCTCAACTGGATCTTCGGCCTGATCCTGCGCCCCAAGAAGGACTGA
- a CDS encoding low molecular weight phosphotyrosine protein phosphatase — protein MTASAADPFRVVFVCTGNICRSPMADVVFRGYADAAGLGSRVSSTSAGTGDWHVGEQADQRTLDSLARRGFDGSHHRARQFTQQDFARSDLVVALDRTHERILRGWARRESDADKIALLMSFDPNPPTLDIPDPYYAGPGMFDEVLGMIEGACRALFRQLEPAIRPAV, from the coding sequence ATGACCGCCAGCGCCGCCGACCCGTTTCGTGTGGTGTTCGTGTGTACGGGCAATATCTGCCGGTCCCCGATGGCCGACGTCGTCTTCCGGGGCTACGCCGACGCCGCTGGGCTCGGTTCGCGGGTGTCCTCCACGAGCGCCGGCACGGGCGACTGGCACGTGGGCGAGCAGGCCGACCAGCGCACGCTCGACTCGCTTGCGCGCCGCGGATTCGACGGCTCGCACCACCGTGCCCGCCAGTTCACGCAGCAGGACTTCGCCCGCAGCGACCTCGTCGTCGCACTCGACCGCACGCACGAGCGGATCCTGCGGGGCTGGGCGCGCCGGGAGTCGGATGCCGACAAGATCGCGCTGCTGATGTCGTTCGACCCCAACCCGCCGACGCTGGACATCCCCGACCCCTACTACGCCGGACCCGGGATGTTCGACGAGGTGCTCGGTATGATCGAGGGTGCGTGCCGGGCGCTCTTCCGGCAGCTCGAACCCGCGATCCGTCCGGCGGTGTGA
- the purB gene encoding adenylosuccinate lyase: protein MTSLPPQPLSPLDGRYRAAVAPLADYLSEAGLNRARVEVEVEWLITLTDRSLFGTSPLSDDDKARLRALYLEFGQAEIDWLADKEAVTRHDVKAVEYLVRDRLSTLGLDAIAELTHFACTSEDINSTAYALTVRRAVEQVWLPKLRDVIEAIKDLAVNHRDAAMLSRTHGQPATPSTMGKELAVFAWRLARVADQIATGAFLAKFSGATGTWSAHLAAAPDVDWPEVSRTFIEGLGLDFNILTTQIESHDWQVELYDRVRHAGGILHNLATDVWTYISLGFFSQIPVAGATGSSTMPHKINPIRFENAEANLEISGGILSTLSQTLVTSRMQRDLTDSTTQRNIGVAFGHSLLALDNLLRGLGEIALAQSVLDADLDANWEVLAEAIQTVVRAEIAAGRSQISDPYALLKDLTRGRRVGGPELAEFVQGLDIGDAAKERLLSLTPATYAGLASALVDELD, encoded by the coding sequence GTGACCTCTCTCCCCCCTCAGCCCCTGAGCCCCCTCGACGGCCGCTACCGCGCTGCGGTCGCGCCCCTCGCCGACTACCTGTCCGAGGCGGGCCTGAACCGCGCCCGCGTCGAGGTCGAGGTCGAATGGCTCATCACCCTCACCGACCGCTCGCTGTTCGGCACGTCGCCGCTGTCGGACGACGACAAGGCGCGGCTGCGCGCGCTCTACCTCGAGTTCGGGCAGGCCGAGATCGACTGGCTCGCCGACAAGGAGGCGGTCACCCGCCATGACGTCAAGGCCGTCGAGTATCTCGTGCGCGATCGCCTGTCGACGCTGGGCCTGGACGCGATCGCGGAGCTCACCCACTTCGCATGCACGAGCGAGGACATCAACTCCACCGCCTACGCGCTGACCGTCCGCCGCGCCGTCGAGCAGGTGTGGCTCCCGAAGCTCCGCGACGTCATCGAGGCCATCAAGGACCTGGCGGTGAACCACCGCGACGCCGCGATGCTCTCGCGCACGCACGGCCAGCCCGCGACGCCGTCGACGATGGGCAAGGAGCTCGCCGTGTTCGCGTGGCGCCTCGCCCGCGTCGCCGACCAGATCGCCACCGGAGCCTTCCTCGCGAAGTTCTCGGGTGCCACCGGCACCTGGTCGGCGCACCTGGCCGCCGCCCCCGACGTCGACTGGCCCGAGGTGTCGCGGACGTTCATCGAGGGCCTGGGGCTGGACTTCAACATCCTCACGACGCAGATCGAGTCGCACGACTGGCAGGTCGAGCTGTACGACCGCGTGCGGCACGCCGGCGGCATCCTGCACAACCTCGCGACCGACGTGTGGACCTACATCTCGCTGGGCTTCTTCTCCCAGATCCCCGTCGCGGGCGCCACCGGGTCCTCGACGATGCCGCACAAGATCAACCCCATCCGCTTCGAGAACGCCGAGGCGAACCTCGAGATCTCCGGCGGCATCCTGTCGACGCTGTCGCAGACGCTCGTGACCTCGCGCATGCAGCGCGACCTGACGGACTCGACCACGCAGCGCAACATCGGCGTCGCGTTCGGCCACTCGCTGCTGGCACTGGACAACCTGCTGCGCGGCCTCGGCGAGATCGCTCTCGCGCAGTCGGTGCTGGACGCCGATCTCGATGCGAACTGGGAGGTCCTCGCCGAGGCGATCCAGACCGTCGTCCGCGCGGAGATCGCCGCGGGACGCTCGCAGATCAGCGACCCGTACGCCCTGCTGAAGGACCTCACGCGCGGCCGCCGCGTCGGCGGACCCGAGCTCGCCGAGTTCGTCCAGGGTCTCGACATCGGCGACGCCGCCAAGGAGCGCCTGCTCTCCCTCACGCCCGCGACGTACGCGGGCCTGGCCTCCGCCCTGGTCGACGAGCTGGACTGA
- a CDS encoding VOC family protein: MLVVGAIVIRVDDLERQLAFWTSALDYVVREPRGDDFALLKPRSGSGPNVSLDAAPAERVLPPRIHLDLYAEDHDAEVARLLRLGAARVEWSRMPPDADYVIMEDPEGNRFCVIDATGWPGWERVGARE, encoded by the coding sequence ATGCTCGTCGTCGGCGCCATCGTCATCAGGGTCGACGACCTCGAGCGCCAGCTCGCGTTCTGGACGAGCGCCCTCGACTACGTCGTCCGCGAGCCGCGCGGCGACGACTTCGCCCTCCTGAAGCCGAGGTCGGGGTCGGGGCCGAACGTGTCGCTGGACGCCGCGCCCGCCGAGCGCGTGCTGCCCCCGCGCATCCATCTCGATCTGTACGCCGAAGACCACGACGCCGAGGTCGCGCGACTTCTTCGCCTCGGCGCTGCGCGCGTGGAGTGGAGCCGGATGCCTCCCGACGCCGACTACGTGATCATGGAGGACCCCGAGGGCAACCGGTTCTGTGTCATCGACGCGACCGGGTGGCCGGGGTGGGAGCGCGTCGGAGCCCGCGAGTAG
- a CDS encoding alpha/beta hydrolase codes for MNSAVPAMTQMPSPQFVMSAEGHRIATYTWGDPDAEPVLCVHGFASSCRDNWVATGWVRDLMRAGYRVIGVDQRGHGASDKPHAPNEYSMDAFVSDLLIVLDTYLLDTVRYVGYSLGARVGWQFAVDAPMRVERAVLGGIPDGRPLARLQIEQARAYALHGEPVHDPVTRNYVTLAERVPHNDLRALVALAEGMRRGDADPDPDMPPRQRILFATGTDDAIIERSRGLAAATPRGTFAEIPGRHHFNAPGSRDFRRMAVSFLGSE; via the coding sequence ATGAACTCCGCCGTGCCCGCGATGACCCAGATGCCGTCGCCGCAGTTCGTGATGTCGGCCGAGGGCCACCGCATCGCCACCTACACGTGGGGCGACCCCGACGCCGAGCCGGTGCTGTGCGTGCACGGCTTCGCGTCGAGCTGCCGGGACAACTGGGTCGCCACCGGCTGGGTGCGCGACCTCATGCGCGCCGGCTACCGCGTGATCGGCGTGGACCAGCGCGGCCACGGTGCGAGCGACAAGCCGCACGCACCGAACGAGTACTCGATGGACGCGTTCGTCTCGGACCTGCTCATCGTGCTCGACACGTATCTGCTCGACACGGTGCGGTACGTCGGCTACTCGCTGGGCGCCCGCGTCGGCTGGCAGTTCGCCGTCGACGCCCCGATGCGCGTCGAACGGGCCGTGCTGGGCGGCATCCCCGACGGCCGCCCCCTGGCGCGGCTGCAGATCGAGCAGGCCCGCGCCTACGCCCTCCACGGCGAGCCGGTCCACGATCCCGTCACCCGCAACTACGTCACCCTGGCCGAGCGTGTGCCGCACAACGACCTGCGCGCGCTGGTGGCGCTCGCCGAGGGGATGCGCCGCGGCGACGCCGATCCCGACCCCGACATGCCGCCGCGCCAGCGGATCCTGTTCGCCACCGGCACCGACGACGCCATCATCGAGCGGTCCCGGGGCCTTGCCGCGGCCACCCCGCGCGGGACGTTCGCCGAGATCCCCGGGCGTCACCACTTCAACGCGCCCGGGTCGCGCGACTTCCGGCGCATGGCGGTGTCGTTCCTCGGCAGCGAGTGA
- a CDS encoding tyrosine-protein phosphatase: protein MTALVERLDISGTYNFRQVAPAGIRPGRLYRSDAIARLGDSGRAQLAGLGIRRILDLRTEEEVTQHPDDVDAEVVEVIANPLFAGSLSSMLQPGFGLRDLYRLLIEDTGLAIAEALHRIVDADGAVLVHCTAGKDRTGIVVALALAVAGVDRDVIVADYASTEGFLAGEWAEAMIARVRGYGVEPSVELTEILVGSPAPAIEHVFTLIDDTHGGLEVYLDGIGFGADARTALADVLREVDTAE from the coding sequence ATGACCGCTCTCGTCGAGCGCCTCGACATCTCGGGCACCTACAACTTCCGGCAGGTCGCGCCCGCCGGCATCCGCCCCGGGCGCCTGTACCGCTCCGACGCCATCGCGCGCCTGGGCGACAGCGGCCGCGCGCAGCTGGCGGGCCTGGGCATCCGCCGGATCCTCGATCTGCGCACCGAGGAGGAGGTCACGCAGCACCCCGATGACGTCGACGCCGAGGTCGTCGAGGTCATCGCGAACCCGCTGTTCGCCGGGTCGCTGTCGTCGATGCTGCAGCCCGGGTTCGGTCTGCGGGACCTCTACCGCCTGCTGATCGAAGACACCGGACTCGCCATCGCCGAGGCGCTGCACCGCATCGTGGACGCCGACGGCGCCGTGCTCGTCCACTGCACGGCCGGCAAGGACCGCACCGGCATCGTCGTCGCTCTGGCTCTGGCCGTGGCCGGAGTCGACCGCGACGTGATCGTCGCGGACTACGCCAGCACCGAGGGGTTCCTCGCCGGGGAATGGGCCGAGGCGATGATCGCGCGGGTGCGAGGGTACGGTGTCGAGCCGAGCGTCGAGCTGACCGAGATCCTCGTCGGGAGCCCGGCGCCGGCGATCGAGCACGTGTTCACCCTCATCGATGACACGCACGGCGGGCTCGAGGTGTACCTCGACGGCATCGGATTCGGCGCCGACGCCCGAACGGCGCTCGCGGACGTGCTGCGCGAGGTCGACACGGCGGAGTGA
- a CDS encoding amidohydrolase — protein sequence MSRTLAVTGGRVVPVSADPIEGGTVIVTDGVIAAVGGPETPIPDGAEIVDATGSWVLPGFVEAHGHLGVHEDGEGWSGEDTNEMTDPNGARFRALDGIDIEDVGFRDALRGGVTTAVVKPGSGNPIGGRTVALKTWGGRTVDEQVLARDVSVKSALGENPKRVYGDKKQTPSTRLGVAAVLREAFVAAHAYARRRDAAAEKGEPFERDLGKETLAAVLDGDLLWDQHCHRHDDIATAIRIAEEFGYTLIVNHGTEAHKIADVLAEKGIPVIFGPMLTSRSKVELRDRAIGNLALIAAAGVEVAITTDHPVVPIDQLRLQAILAVGEGLPASVALEALTVNPARMLRLGDRVGALEPGRHGDLVVWSGDPLTVGARVERVWIEGMPVVQPTAVDDPTPRVVERWERFGRTSWLV from the coding sequence ATGAGCCGTACCCTCGCCGTCACCGGCGGCCGCGTCGTCCCCGTCAGCGCCGATCCGATCGAGGGAGGGACGGTCATCGTCACGGACGGGGTGATCGCCGCCGTCGGCGGGCCCGAGACGCCGATCCCGGACGGAGCCGAGATCGTCGACGCGACCGGCAGCTGGGTGCTCCCCGGCTTCGTGGAGGCCCACGGCCACCTGGGAGTGCACGAGGACGGCGAGGGATGGTCAGGGGAGGACACCAACGAGATGACCGACCCGAACGGCGCCCGCTTCCGAGCGCTCGACGGGATCGACATCGAAGATGTGGGCTTCCGCGATGCGCTCCGCGGCGGCGTCACCACCGCGGTCGTCAAGCCCGGCTCGGGCAACCCCATCGGCGGGCGCACCGTCGCCCTCAAGACCTGGGGCGGGCGCACCGTCGACGAGCAGGTGCTCGCGCGCGACGTGTCGGTCAAGTCCGCGCTCGGCGAGAACCCGAAGCGCGTGTACGGAGACAAGAAGCAGACCCCGTCGACGCGCCTCGGGGTCGCCGCCGTGCTGCGCGAGGCGTTCGTCGCCGCGCACGCCTACGCCCGCAGGCGCGACGCCGCGGCCGAGAAGGGCGAGCCGTTCGAGCGCGACCTCGGCAAGGAGACGCTCGCCGCCGTCCTCGACGGAGACCTGCTGTGGGACCAGCACTGCCATCGCCACGACGACATCGCCACCGCGATCCGCATCGCCGAGGAGTTCGGTTACACGCTGATCGTCAACCACGGCACCGAGGCCCACAAGATCGCCGATGTGCTCGCCGAGAAGGGGATCCCGGTGATCTTCGGGCCCATGCTCACGTCGCGCTCCAAGGTCGAGCTGCGCGACCGTGCCATCGGCAACCTCGCGCTCATCGCCGCCGCGGGCGTCGAGGTCGCGATCACGACCGACCACCCGGTCGTCCCGATCGACCAGCTGCGCCTGCAGGCGATCCTCGCCGTCGGCGAGGGGCTGCCGGCATCCGTCGCCCTTGAGGCGCTCACCGTCAACCCGGCCCGGATGCTGCGTCTCGGCGACCGCGTCGGCGCGCTCGAGCCGGGCCGCCACGGCGACCTCGTGGTGTGGTCGGGCGACCCGCTCACCGTCGGCGCCCGTGTCGAGCGCGTGTGGATCGAGGGGATGCCGGTGGTTCAGCCCACCGCCGTCGACGACCCGACTCCCCGCGTCGTCGAGCGCTGGGAGCGCTTCGGCCGCACGTCGTGGCTCGTCTGA
- a CDS encoding hotdog domain-containing protein → MASRSDAEWYWSDEGVNFHTRKWVRPEDLNANGSLFGGSLLRWIDEEAAIYAIIQLGNHRVVTKLISEINFEASALQGDLIEMGLTATHFGRTSLTMRAVVRNMITRDRILTIERIVFVSLGEDGKPKPHGYSAITYDRDRMPREHPATGTLKLPPA, encoded by the coding sequence ATGGCGAGTCGAAGCGACGCGGAGTGGTACTGGTCCGACGAGGGCGTGAACTTCCACACCCGCAAGTGGGTGCGGCCCGAGGACCTCAACGCCAACGGCTCGCTCTTCGGCGGGAGCCTTCTGCGCTGGATCGACGAAGAGGCGGCGATCTACGCCATCATCCAGCTCGGCAACCACCGCGTCGTCACCAAGCTCATCTCCGAGATCAACTTCGAGGCGTCGGCGCTGCAGGGGGATCTCATCGAGATGGGCCTGACCGCGACGCACTTCGGCCGCACGTCGCTGACGATGCGCGCCGTTGTGCGGAACATGATCACGCGGGACCGGATCCTCACGATCGAGCGCATCGTTTTCGTGAGCCTCGGCGAGGACGGAAAGCCCAAGCCGCACGGGTACAGCGCCATCACGTACGACCGCGATCGGATGCCGCGCGAGCACCCCGCGACCGGCACGCTGAAGCTCCCTCCGGCCTGA
- a CDS encoding PhzF family phenazine biosynthesis protein: protein MKREFRQIDVFGQDPYTGNPVAVVLDADGVDTEDLRRFSVWSNLSECTFVLPPTDPAADYRVRIFNLATELPFAGHPTLGTARAWLDAGGVPATPGVVVQECGVGLVPVRIDDDVLAFAAPPRIRSGPVEADLVGKVADILGIRVDEIVAAEWLDNGPWWIGILLADHETALALTPDVSRHPGPWDIGVIAPITGADAGSPAFEVRGFFTDGSGPLIEDPVTGSLNAGAAQWMIASGRATAPYTTRQGTALGRRGLIRITEGDGELWIGGSTHVALSGTADL from the coding sequence ATGAAGCGAGAGTTCCGTCAGATCGACGTGTTCGGGCAGGACCCGTACACGGGCAACCCCGTCGCCGTGGTGCTCGACGCCGACGGCGTCGACACGGAGGACCTGCGGCGGTTCTCGGTGTGGTCGAACCTGTCGGAGTGCACCTTCGTGCTGCCGCCGACGGACCCCGCCGCCGACTACCGGGTGCGCATCTTCAACCTCGCCACCGAGCTCCCGTTCGCCGGACACCCGACGCTGGGGACGGCGCGCGCGTGGCTGGACGCCGGCGGTGTGCCTGCCACCCCGGGCGTCGTCGTGCAGGAGTGCGGCGTCGGTCTCGTGCCGGTGCGCATCGACGACGACGTGCTCGCCTTCGCGGCACCGCCCCGCATCCGCTCCGGTCCGGTCGAGGCCGACCTCGTCGGAAAGGTCGCCGACATCCTCGGCATCCGCGTCGACGAGATCGTCGCCGCCGAGTGGCTCGACAACGGGCCATGGTGGATCGGCATCCTGCTCGCGGACCACGAGACCGCCCTCGCGCTCACGCCGGACGTTTCGCGGCACCCCGGTCCGTGGGACATCGGCGTCATCGCGCCGATCACGGGGGCGGATGCCGGCTCGCCGGCGTTCGAGGTGCGCGGGTTCTTCACCGACGGCAGCGGACCGCTCATCGAGGATCCCGTCACCGGCAGTCTCAACGCCGGCGCCGCCCAGTGGATGATCGCCAGCGGCCGTGCGACCGCGCCGTACACGACGCGGCAGGGGACGGCGCTCGGGCGCCGCGGGCTCATCCGCATCACCGAGGGTGACGGCGAACTGTGGATCGGCGGATCCACGCACGTCGCGCTGTCGGGAACCGCCGATCTCTGA
- a CDS encoding DUF1801 domain-containing protein — protein MAEDSRGGFSADEKAAMKQRAAELRAEEKRGRNRAAGLADVEKTIAGLPPEDQALAEHLHELVTEVAPDLDPKTWYGFPAYARDGKVVVFFKPASKFKSRYASVGFEEAANLDDGALWVTSYAIVGWDAAVEKTLRDQVARAAG, from the coding sequence ATGGCCGAGGATTCCCGCGGAGGCTTCTCCGCCGACGAGAAGGCAGCGATGAAGCAGCGCGCGGCCGAGCTGCGCGCCGAGGAGAAGCGGGGCAGGAACCGCGCGGCGGGGCTCGCCGACGTCGAGAAGACGATCGCCGGACTGCCGCCGGAGGACCAGGCCCTCGCCGAGCATCTGCACGAGCTCGTCACCGAGGTCGCACCCGACCTCGATCCGAAGACCTGGTACGGCTTTCCGGCCTACGCCCGAGACGGAAAGGTCGTGGTCTTCTTCAAGCCCGCGTCGAAGTTCAAGAGCCGCTACGCGTCGGTCGGGTTCGAAGAGGCCGCGAATCTCGACGACGGCGCGCTGTGGGTGACGTCCTACGCCATCGTCGGCTGGGACGCCGCCGTCGAGAAGACCCTGCGCGACCAGGTCGCGCGCGCCGCGGGCTGA